In Ostrea edulis chromosome 6, xbOstEdul1.1, whole genome shotgun sequence, a single window of DNA contains:
- the LOC125646111 gene encoding KAT8 regulatory NSL complex subunit 1-like, whose translation MSAPLSLRVCCLVAMAPALTDPVATQTKLKVKFPKVDPSLSLPLAKPLEVKSSVHKDGISTPKNTPKHKVTLNSVLNFKQIENGILKTVGLSSKIKQFKIIQKGVNKNKDPGQVEVLHHYRHSGDRKMNQPMESLNGMSKENGLKSASELKKSIDISTLNKNLNGDHDPVNHALQNGDQEHASKATSVPDVVTSVNSEAEVVKDDVCDGADNDTEFVDIENEQADLIKSEKELSEEVSEKQQVLERRTDRLLRRLRRLQGRQLETHIRNQTGSYVSFLHRNLQSVAHRSMGISGPHSELKAELLKSGDVKSLSTAALVNLVRKIQSTQNQAALNKRIATQKKAKEDKSSQSVLVIDTQICKEANRVSGQLQANLHHMLDTLDSDATESSSGGESCDEEDEYERERKIPPPPLHRRAEWKWASDRAAVACRWTWLQAQVSDLEYRIRQQSDIHKQIRHNKGSVVLGEPPSLEELSARLRQARANGKLLSPIETRIADFDAKNVSGSPCNISAVLSNVNRQATKLTQSLGNCLTPVQSTLLNENNLKDGQCNNLNGVVNSGHPSTVTEDNVSVLHGPSGDATSAEQSPSPALLDATCQAARCRPVRNYRKRKLLRTSGLHQVSRKAARLSTVKCHCSPPFSSCPMCGGRYNNSQTVDADTMPVNERVSLLDPSYHPVLSFNEEIPLTIHFEALLKSGDWQNKPPPKATKLMPSDRKRQKLLVPSMRDKVRKQTKYAKGAATALLASAKLRNKYERRTPTKGRPSLKATRKVSDIRKRRMADNISIALKQNSMDDGQLSGPSDYDEDDEYANCGRDGLLSSSGASAGFKELKDATMRKRRLENAYDIDNIVIPYSIASATRVVKLEYKEIVTPKWRDITQATEVTDNTTEDSTELPEEIEITSDDFFAAMHEKCEIQEKKRFQSFIQYPSRRSRGSRNDSGPLTPETISGDVNVVGESSDSAQKIDDDTRRRSQTLSSSGGSNTNLAASLREEVFRRRSSSASLRRSSVSVGTDDMSMDFDDGETIEPWPIRAFPLSEEEYEEMKVTVSTPEESRSYVPREKISNSLLIGLGSETSVSEETRFEAMETRVSLPGSPNSSNGSHASEDPNDPEWTVANGDKLGEKNVVRLGRR comes from the exons ATGTCTGCTCCACTTTCCCTAAGAGTATGCTGTCTTGTTGCAATGGCGCCTGCACTCACTGATCCAGTGGCGACCCAGACAAAATTGAAAGTCAAATTTCCAAAAGTGGACCCCTCCTTGAGCCTTCCATTAGCAAAGCCTCTGGAGGTGAAAAGCAGCGTGCACAAAGACGGCATTTCCACCCCAAAGAACACACCAAAGCATAAGGTTACTCTTAAttctgttttaaattttaaacaaattgagAACGGTATTCTAAAAACTGTTGGACTTAGTTCAAAGATAAAGCAATTTAAGATAATTCAGAAAGGTGTGAACAAAAACAAAGACCCTGGACAGGTGGAGGTGTTGCACCATTACAGACATTCTGGTGACCGGAAAATGAACCAGCCCATGGAATCTTTGAATGGAATGTCAAAGGAGAATGGTTTGAAATCGGCAAGTGAATTAAAAAAGTCCATTGATATAAGtacattgaataaaaatttgaatGGAGATCATGATCCTGTAAACCATGCTCTGCAAAATGGAGACCAAGAGCATGCATCAAAGGCAACTTCTGTGCCAGATGTGGTGACGTCAGTGAATTCTGAAGCAGAAGTTGTCAAAGATGATGTATGTGATGGTGCTGATAATGACACTGAATTTGTTGACATTGAAAATGAACAGGCAGACCTTATTAAGTCTGAAAAAGAACTAAGTGAAGAGGTTAGTGAAAAGCAGCAAGTGTTGGAGAGAAGGACAGACAGACTTTTGAGAAGGTTACGGCGTTTACAAGGACGCCAGTTAGAAACGCACATTCGAAATCAAACTGGAAGTTATGTTAGCTTCCTTCATCGTAATCTCCAATCTGTGGCTCACAGATCCATGGGAATATCAGGTCCACATTCAGAACTGAAAGCAGAACTTTTAAAAAGTGGAGATGTGAAGAGTTTATCCACTGCAGCACTTGTGAATTTGGTGAGGAAAATTCAGTCCACACAAAATCAGGCTGCACTCAACAAGCGCATAGCTACACAGAAAAAAGCAAAGGAGGACAAGTCATCTCAAAGTGTGTTGGTAATAGACACTCAGATCTGCAAAGAGGCCAACCGAGTGTCTGGACAGCTCCAGGCAAATTTACATCACATGCTGGACACCTTGGACTCGGACGCTACAGAGAGCAGCTCAGGTGGGGAAAGCTGTGATGAGGAAGATGAGTAcgaaagagaaagaaaaatccCTCCACCACCATT ACATCGTCGGGCGGAGTGGAAGTGGGCATCAGATCGAGCAGCAGTAGCATGTCGATGGACGTGGTTACAAGCTCAAGTTTCGGATCTAGAATACCGAATTCGTCAACAGAgtgatattcacaaacaaataCGGCATAATAAAGGCAGTGTTGTTCTGGGAGAGCCACCTTCATTGGAGGAGCTAAGTGCGCGCCTAAGGCAGGCTCGAGCAAATGGCAAACTGTTGTCTCCAATTGAAACCAGAATTGCCGATTTTGATGCAAAGAACGTGTCTGGATCCCCCTGTAATATATCTGCTGTCCTGTCCAATGTTAACCGCCAAGCAACAAAATTAACACAATCACTAGGGAACTGTCTAACACCGGTTCAGTCTACCCTGCTGAATGAGAACAATTTGAAAGACGGACAGTGTAACAATTTGAATGGTGTTGTGAACTCGGGGCATCCATCCACTGTGACAGAAGACAATGTTTCGGTGTTACATGGACCCTCAGGTGATGCGACATCGGCCGAACAGTCTCCATCTCCAGCCCTTCTTGATGCTACTTGTCAGGCTGCACGATGTCGACCGGTGCGTAACTACAGGAAGAGGAAATTGTTAAGGACTTCAGGCCTACATCAGGTCTCCCGTAAAGCCGCACGTCTGTCTACAGTGAAGTGCCATTGTTCTCCGCCTTTTTCTTCATGTCCCATGTGTGGAGGACGATACAATAATTCGCAGACTGTGGACGCTGACACCATGCCTGTGAATGAGAGAGTGTCCCTCCTTGATCCATCCTATCACCCAGTGTTGTCTTTCAATGAAG AAATTCCACTGACAATCCACTTTGAGGCTTTGCTTAAGAGTGGAGACTGGCAAAACAAACCACCACCGAAAGCTACAAAACTCATGCCTTCAGACAGAAA AAGGCAGAAGTTGTTGGTACCCTCTATGCGAGACAAAGTTaggaaacaaacaaaatatgcgAAGGGGGCAGCAACAGCTTTACTGGCATCAGCAA AGTTGCGAAACAAGTATGAAAGAAGGACTCCAACAAAAGGTAGACCAAGTCTGAAGGCAACCAGGAAAGTCTCTGATATTAGAAAAAGAAGGATGGCAGATAATATTTCCATAG CACTAAAACAGAACAGTATGGATGATGGTCAGTTGTCCGGGCCTTCAGACTATGATGAGGATGATGAATATGCAAATTGTGGTCGGGATGGTCTCCTCTCCTCCAGTGGGGCTTCAGCTGGCTTCAAGGAATTGAAGGATGCCACCATGAGGAAAAGACGACTGGAGAATGCATATGATATTGACAACATTGTCATACCATATAGTATTGCATCAGCTACACGAGTGGTCAAATTGGAATATAAGGAAATTGTAACACCGaa ATGGAGAGATATAACACAGGCCACTGAAGTAACGGACAATACAACAGAAGATTCTACTGAGTTACCTGAAGAG attGAAATTACATCAGATGATTTTTTTGCTGCTATgcatgaaaaatgtgaaatcCAAGAGAAGAAACGTTTCCAGTCTTTCATACAATATCCCAGTCGTCGCAGTCGGGGATCGAGGAATGATTCAGGACCATTGACTCCAGAAACAATTTCGGGAGATGTAAATGTTGTCGGTGAAAGTAGTGACAGTGCTCAAAAAATTGATGATGACACTCGGCGTCGAAGTCAAACACTCTCGTCAAGTGGGGGAAGTAACACTAACCTGGCGGCATCATTGAGAGAGGAAGTGTTCCGACGTCGGAGCAGTTCTGCTTCACTGAGGCGATCAAGTGTGAGTGTTGGCACTGATGATATGAGTATGGACTTCGATGATGGAGAAACAATAGAACCCTGGCCAATCAGAGCTTTTCCTCTGTCAGAAGAAGAGTATGAAGAAATGAAAGTAACTGTTTCGACTCCTGAGGAGAGCAGGTCTTACGTACCCCGCGAAAAGATCTCAAACAGCTTATTGATAGGATTGGGCAGCGAGACCAGTGTTAGTGAAGAAACAAGATTTGAAGCAATGGAGACACGGGTTAGTTTGCCTGGATCTCCTAACAGCTCAAATGGATCACACGCAAGTGAAGACCCAAATGATCCAGAGTGGACTGTTGCTAATGGTGATAAATTGGGGGAAAAAAATGTAGTTCGACTTGGTCGTAGATGA